CGTCACCGAGACGCCGGACGACATCGCGGGCACCGCGTTCGGCCTGAACGGAGACGACCACGGCGTCGCCTACGTCGACGCCTCGCTGACCGAAGACATCGAGAGCGAGGGGTACGCTCGCGAGGTCATCCGCCGGGTCCAGGAGATGCGCAAGGACCTCGAACTCGACGTCGAGGAACGGATCGCGCTGGACCTCGCAATCGACGACGACCGCGTTGCCGATCTCGTCGACGAACACGAGGACCTGATCAGCGAAGAGGTTCGTGCCGACGAACTCCGCGCAGTCGAGGACGGTGACGGCCACCGCAAGGAGTGGGACGTCGAAGGTGTAACGATGGAGATCGCGATCGAGCCGCTGGCAGCTGCCGAGGCGTCGGATTAGTCGCCGCGTCGCTACGCAACACGGCATTTTAGTAGTTCGGCTGAAAGGAATCGCCTATGAACGACGGATCTGAATCGTTCTTCGAGATGCTGACGGCGATCACGGCGACTGCGACCCTTCCGCTGGGAATTCTCGCAGCAGTCTTTCTGGGGTTTCCCGCGGCGGCAGCCGTATTCGTGACGGGCTGGCTGTTGCTGGTTCCGGTCTTCGCAATCGCCTCGGACTATCTCGGATCGTCTGGGCACGAGATCGACGAAGTAGCACAGGTCCACGAAAGGGTTACGAGTCACTCGAGTGAGCACTCCACCGACACTGACCGACCGTCGAGCGACGACCCTCTCGAGACGCTGCGCGCCCGGTATGCCCGCGGGGAGATCGACGACCTCGAGTTCGAACGTCGACTCGAGCAACTGGTTGCGACCGAGGATGGTCCCGAGGCGGTTCCTGGGGGGACGCTAGAATCGACGTCCGACGGCGGATCGCCGGTCGATGCTGACGACGATCGGATCCGCGAACGCTAACTCGGGGTGAGTCCGTTCACAGTGGTCTCGGCTTCTCTCACTCGGAATCACCACAAAAGTCTTGACCGTCACTTTCGAGTATACGTTCGTGAGCTACCGGGTCGTCGCTGTGATGGTTTTTCTGCTCGTCGCGTCGCTTCCGGCCGGAGTTGCCGGAGCCGCGGGTAGCGGTTCGACGGCCGGCGCTGCTGGCGATCGGATCGGCCCAGCAGGAGCGGTTGCGACTGTCGACGACGAGATCGTCGTCGATCGCAGTGAACAGTT
This portion of the Natronobacterium texcoconense genome encodes:
- a CDS encoding SHOCT domain-containing protein → MNDGSESFFEMLTAITATATLPLGILAAVFLGFPAAAAVFVTGWLLLVPVFAIASDYLGSSGHEIDEVAQVHERVTSHSSEHSTDTDRPSSDDPLETLRARYARGEIDDLEFERRLEQLVATEDGPEAVPGGTLESTSDGGSPVDADDDRIRER